Below is a genomic region from Deinococcus koreensis.
GCAGGTCGTCTTCCACGATCAATCGGCGCAGCTCCTGCTTCTCGACCTTGTAGAAGGCGTTTTTCAGCGCGGTGATGCGCTCCTTGGCGCCCTCGGCGGCGGGGTCGGGTTCGTAGCCGGCGATGATGGCGTCGCGCAGGGCCTTGGTGCGGGCCGAGCGGTCTTTCTTGCCGGCGGTCAGCAGGGCGTCTTTCAGGCCGCCCGCCAGCGCCTTCTCGGCCAGCTCGGGCACGATGTCGGTGCTCAGATCGGCATCGGCCAGAGCCAGATGGTTGAACTTCTCCTGGCCCAGTTCGGCGCGCATGGTCTCGATCAGCGAGATCACGCCCTGCATGCCGGCGTGCGCGAACTCGATGGCGCCGACCAGATCCTCCTCGGAGACGCTCTGGGCGCCGGCCTCCACCATCATCACGGCGTCCTTCGTGCCCGCCACGACCAGATCCATGCGGCTGCGCGAGAGCTGCTCCACGGTGGGGTTGAGCACGTACTGGCCGTCAAGCTGGGCCACGCGCACGCAGGCGGTCGGGCCGCCCCAGGGGATGTCGGAGATACTCAGGGCCGCCGAGGCGCCGATCGGCCCCAGGACGTCCGGCAGGTTCTGCTGATCGGCGCTGATGACCGTGATGATGACCTGCGTTTCCTGGCGGTAGCCCTTGGGGAACAGCGGGCGGATCTGGCGATCCGTGATGCGCGCGCCCAGGATGGCCTTCTCGCCGGGGCGGCCCTCGCGGCGGTGGAAGGAGCCGGGGATTTTCCCGACGGCGTAGTGGCGTTCCTCGAATTCCACGGTCAGCGGCAGGAAGTCCAGCGAGGAGCGTTCCTCACGGGCCTGCGCGGTGACCAGCAGCATGGTGTCGCCGTAGCGCAGGGTCACGGAGCCAGCCACCAGCTTGGCCAGTTTGCCCGTCTCGATGCTCAGTTCCCGGTCGCCAAGCATCGTGGTGTACGTTTTTCCAATCATGAGTACGAGTCTATCCCGCAGGCCCGGGGAAACACGGTGAGCGATATGGCGCTGCGGCGGGGAGGCGTGAGGTCGAGGGAGTTGCCGGGAGCGTTTGAGCGGCGGACGACCCCTCTGCTCCGCAGCTGTACCAGCCGGTCACCTTCGGTGCCAACTCCCCTTAGAACGTCTGATGTGAAATGAGAAGAAGCGGCAACGGACACGGGATGAGAAATGAGCGTCCAGTACGAGGGCGAGCTGCGCCCGCCACCCCCCTCTGCTTCGCAGCTGTTCAAGTCCCCAACCCTCTCTGCGAGCTGTCCCAGTCCCCCACACGGAGGGAGGGAGAAAAGGCGGTGATCAGGACGACTCCGTTCGCATTTCACATCGAGCGTTGAGAAGGGAGCCAAGGAAAGACTGAACATCACGCGGTTTCCTGGCTCCCCCCAACTCGTAGAGCCCTGAGGGAGGGGAGCTGGCACCGAAGGTGACTGGCTGGTACAGCTGCGAAGCAGAGGAGTCGCCCACAGCGCCATCAAACACCCCACCCCACACACTCCGCCATACCTCTCTCTCACCCCGCCAATACCCCATGCAGCACGGCGCGCACCACGCCCGGCTGCTCCACGTCGCCGTGGTTCGGGATCATGTCGGCGTGCAGGTTGTAGATCCGGCCGGGCCTGAAGTCCAGGGGCGTGTCGTTCCCCAGCGTCATCTCCACCGCGCCGGCGTTCAGCGCGCCGTTGGAGCCGATGGCGCCGTACAGGTCGCTCCGGTCACCGATGGCCGAGGCGTTCTGCCCCGCCAGCGCCGAGGCGACCGCGTAGGCCAGCCCCACCGCGAGGTCGTTTTTCGTATGCGTGACCAGCAGCGGCCCGCTGATCCGCGCCTGGGTCACGACCGGGCGGAAGTAGCCCTCAGGGGCCGGTGGGCGCGCCTCACCGAAACCGTAGTGCGAGAAGGCGGCCTGCAGCAGATGCAGCGAATCGATGGGCAGGGGCGGGTCGCCGTCGGGGCCACGCGCGGCAGCGCTGATCAGGCGGCCGCCGAAGGAGTGGCCGATCAGGTGCAGCCGCAGCGTGGGGCGAACCGCGCGCAGGTCGCGCAGCAGGCCGCGTGCGCCGGTCTGGCCGATCTGCCCGGCACGGTCTTTCATCTCGTAGTAGGTGGTCAGGTTCAGCAGGTTGCGGAAGACCTGCAGCGGCCCGTTGAACAGCGTGCCCGCCGCGTGTCCCTGCACGTCCCCGGCGACCACGCCCCGCACCGGGGTACTCAGGCGATCCTTGACCCGGCTGTCTTTCAGGTTCTTGTCGGGGATGCCCGGTTCCTGGTGCTGCGTGGCGCTGGCGTGGAGCTGGGCCTGGATCGCCTTCAGGAAGCTGCGGCGCACGCTGCCCCGGTCTTCCAGCACGGCCAGGTTGCGGCGCAGCTCCTCCAGCGCGGCCGGGATGGGGCTGTCCGGAGCATCGGCGAAGAGCGCCTGGGCGGCCTCCAGCTCCTCTTTCAGCAGCGGGCGCAGGTCGGCGCTGGCGGCCCCGCCGGGAATCTGCAGGGCGTCGGCGAAGCGCATGGAGGGCCACACGATCCCCACCACGCCCAGCCGCCGGCCCTGGAAGCCGGGGCGCAGTTCGCCGTCCAGCAGCGGGCGGGCGACCTTCAGGAAGTGGGTGTAGCGTTCCAGGGCCGAGTCGATGGTGGAGTTCCAGCCGTGCACCAGCACCAGCAGGTCGCTCAGGTCGTGGGCGAGCACCTGATCCTGGGCGGCCTGTACCTCGGCCCGCGCGACGGGGGCGCCCCGCCGGTCGAACTGCACGGTCTGGTAGGGAAAGCCGGCGATCTGCATGTGTCCCCCCTGCTGGCTGTGCTCCGATCTTCTCAGACCGACTGGATGGCGCGCATCACGTCCACCATGCCCTTGCCCTGGAAGTCGCGGTGGCGCCCCAGGTCGGTGGCGGTGTCCATCAGGATGCGCTTGACCGCGTCGGGCCGCCCGATGTACTCGCGCTGCACCGACAGGAAGGCGGCAATGGCCCCGGAGACGTGCGGGGTCGCCATGGAGGTACCGCTGTCCTCGGCGTAGTCGGCGTCGGCACCCTTGTCGCGCATGGTCTGTCGCTTCTGGCCCGCCGCGCACGATAGGATGCGCTCGCCCGGCGCGACCAGATCGGGCTTGAGGCGCCCGTCGCCGGTTGGGCCCTTCGAGGAGAAGTACGACACGCCGTAGGTGTGCGGGGACTCGCGGTGCGCCGCGCCCACGGTGATCGCCAGCTCGGCGTTGCCCGGGTCGTTGATGGTCAGGGCCAGACTGGTCGACACCGGGCCGAGCAGCTTGCTGGCGATGGTGCCGTAACCCGAGTTGCCGGCCGCCACCACCACCACGACCCCCGAGCGCACCAGCCGGTCGACCTCTATGCACACCGGGCTCTGCCCGCAGGCGAACCATTCGGGGTCGAAGGGATAGCCGATGGAGATGTTGACCCCGTGGATCTGCAGCAGCTTGCCGTAGCCGTTGCGTTCCTGCACGTCCGCGATGGCGGCCATCAGGTTGCTGACCTCGCCGTCGCCGCCCGCGTCGAGCACCTTGTAACTGACCAGCTTCGTGCGCGGGGCGATGCCGCTGATGCGCTCCAGCGAGAGCGGCCGGTACTTGAGGTCCTCGTCCTCGTGGCCCTCGCGGTAGGCGACGCGGGCCACGAAGGGGCGCTGGCACGGCTGACCCCGGCCGGCGCGCGGCGGGGGCACGTCGGGCACCCATTCCCCGGCGATCACGCCCGCCACGTGTGTGCCGTGGCCGCACTCGTCGGTCAGCGGCTGGTCGTCGCCGTCGAGCAGGCTCACGTGCTCCAGCGGCGCGACCTCCAGCGTGTGCCAGCGCGCAAAATGCGGGTGGTCGCCCTGGATGCCGGAGTCCATGACCGCCCAGACGATGTCCTGCCCCGCCGCCGCGAAGGCCACCCGCGCCGCCTCGGCCTTGATGGTCGCGCCCGTGCGGTGCAGCCCGGCCCTGATCCGGAAATCCGGCCAGATGCGGTGGATGAGCCTTCCCGCCTGCGTGCCCTCCACGCTGCCCGGAGCCCCTGCGGTCTCGGGCACCTGACCCAGATCGAGCTTCACGAGCTGCCGCAGCTCCGCCTCGGTCATCCGGGCGAACACGTACTGCGGCATCCGCCGGGCCTTCTTGCGGTTGACCTGCACACCGGGCAGATGGGACTCGATCAGCGCGGTGAGCTGGTCGTTGGTGTCCTGCACCATGCCCGCGTGCGAGAGGTTCAGGTCGATGATGACCGGGAAGGCCTGGGTGCGGCCGGCGGCGCGGTCGCGGGCCAGCTGATCGGCCAGGGCGGTGGAGATCACCGAGCGGTCGAGCACCTCCTGAGGAGAGACGCGCTCCGGGCCCCGGCGTCCCTCTGCGGCGCCGGCCGGCTCCGGCCGCGCCTCGGGCGGTGGCTGAGGCTGGGGCTGAGCCTCGCTCTCGAGGGCGGCCCTGGTTCGGGGCGGCGCCTGGGCCGTAGGTTCTGTGGGCGCACCCCCAGCCTCAGCCACCACCTCCCGGAGCTCGTCCAGGATGGCCCGGCGCCGCACGATCCGCTCGGCCAGCGCCCTGAGCAGCGCCGGATTCTCCGCCAGTCGCTCGACCAGCGCGTCCAATACCTCGTCCTGCAGCCGTTCCTCGTGCGCTTCGTCTGCCATGTTCCCCCCCGGGACTGGTGAGCCGAGCCAGATGAGCCGTGAACGCGAACGGGCTTCAGTGTACAGGCGCGGCCAGACGCCCAGTGACACACCTGCCGGCGCCCGGCGCCCGTCATCCGTGGCCGAGGCTGTGCGCTCCGCCGGGCAGACCCTAGCGCAGCCGCACGTCCCCGAAGCTCTCCAGGCGGCGCCGCACAGGCAAGGTTTCCAGTGTGCCCACCTCTCCCCTGTCCACCTGCGCCGCCCCCACCCCTGGCGCGAAGGTCACGCCCGTCAGGCCGCTGATCTCCTCCAGTCCTACCTGATAGACCTCGAAGCCGCCGAAATTCAGATCCTCCTCGGCCAGAGCCTCGTCGCGCAGCCCGCGCCGGGCGATGGCCGCGCTCTGATCCAGCAGGAAGGCGTAGCTCCGCAGCGTTTCGCCCTCGGCCACCACCACGACCTTCCAGAACTTCAGCGGGTACTGGACAGGGCCGGCACCGAAGTCTCCGCTGGGATCGCTCCCTGCCAGCACCGGCCCGGCATACAGGCAGGCCCGCGCCCCGGCGGCGCCCAGCGCGCCGACGAGCTGGTCTTCCAGCCCGCCCCACAGCCCGCCCGCCCGCGACTGGTTGAAGTCGGCGTGCTGCGGGGTGGCGTTCGTCCAGTGGAAGGTATCGGCGTTGGCGTACTCCAGCTCCGTCAACGTCTCGCCCCAGGCGTTGTCGTTGCGGCGCACCACGTGCCCGCGGTCGAACAGGGTATCGGCGTAGATGTCGGCGTCGCGCAGCAGGGCTTCCGGGGGCAGGCGAGGGTCGCTTCGCCACTCGTCGCGCCCCAGGGTCTGGCGGTCGGGATTCCCGAAGCGCCGCTGGGGGGTGTAGTCCACGTTCACCGCCGACCACAGCTGCGAGCGCCGGGCCGCGTGCACCAGCAGGCTGAAATGGTGGTACTGCAGTTCCAGGGGAGCGCCGTCCGCCCCCAGCACGAGGTCGGCGGCCCGCTGCGGCGTCACGCCCGGCAGGGGCACGGTGAACCCCGGCAGGAAGTCCGGCCGGTAGCCGGGGCGCCCCGCGTAATCGGGGTCGAAGCGGAGGGCCATGCGGCGGACGGGGCGGGAGTCGGACATGGGGCCTCCGGGGCGGCGGGCGGCGTGGCGGCATGAGGGTGAAGCTTCCTGCACTCTACGCGCCTTGCCTTCCCCACCCGCCGCGCGCCATGCTGCCCCTCTACGGAGGTGCTCTATGACTGTTCCACCCTTTGGTCTGGGAACGTTTCGCCTGAAAGGTCAGGTCGTCAGGGATTCGGTTCGCAATGCCCTGGAACTGGGCTACCGCGCCATCGACACCGCGCAGTTCTACGACAACGAGGGCGAGATCGGGGAGACCATCGCCCAGAGCGGCATGGGGCGCTCGGAGCTGTACGTCACCACCAAGATCAAGATGCCCAACTACAGCCGGGAGAAGCTGGTGCCCAGCCTGCGCGAGAGCCTGGAGAAGCTGCAGATGGACAGCGTCGACCTGGCGCTGATCCACTGGCCCGTGCCGAACGGCGAGGTGAAGCCCGAGGAGTACCTGGAGGCCCTGGCCGACGCCCACGCGCAGGGCCTGACGGGCGAGATCGGCGTGTCGAACTTCAACATCCAGCAGCTCCGGCGTGCCCGCGAGATCCTGGGAGACGTGCCCCTGGCGACCAATCAGGTCGAGATCCACCCCTACCTGCAGAACCGCACCCTGGCCCAGTTCGCCCGCCAGGAGGGCCTCCACCTGACCTCGTACATGACCCTGGCGGTGGGCAAGGTCATGGCCGACCCGGTGATGCAGGACATCGCCCGGGCGCACGGCGCCACGCCCGCGCAGGTCGCGCTGGCCTGGGCCCTGCAGCAGGGCCACTCGGTCATCCCGTCCTCGACGAAGCGGGAGAACCTGCAGAGCAACCTGGGGGCCCTGGAGCTCCGGCTGACCGACGAGGACATGGCGCGCATAGGCGAACTCGACCGGGGAGAACGCATCGCCAACCCGCCGCACATGGCCCCGGACTGGGACTGAGGCCAACCCCCATCGCCCACACGGCACACTCGCCGGACGTGTCGGCGCTGCTGTCACGCGCCGTGCACTAGAGTGCCCTCACCATGAAACTCAAGACCAAGGCGGCCCTGACCGCGCTCCTCAGCCTTGCCCTGCTCGCCGGATGCGGCCAGCAGACGAGCGGCACCCTGTCGGCCCAGGGGGGCAACGGCAAGCCGCCCACCGGACAGCGCACCGCCGCCGCCCGCGCCTTCCTGCCCAACCCGGTGCAGACCACGGGCGACCAGGGGCTGAGCGACCAGAAGGACAGCGCCGGGGCGGTTCCCGCCAGCGCCTACTTCCCGGTGACCCTGACAAATCTGGACGGCAGCGGGTATCTCAGCGGCGACTACGCCCGGGTCGTCAGCGAGACCGGCACGCCCGTGTACGGAACGGGGCCCTTCGACTTCACCCGCGACCAGGATGGGTTCGAGCAGGTCATGGCCTACTACTGGATCACCGAGGCCCAGAAGTACCTCCAGTCGCTGGGCTTCGGCTCCGAGCTGCCGGCGGTGAACAGCGACCAGCAGGCGGTCAAGGTGAGCCAGTACGGCCTGGACAACTCGTACCAGAACGACCACCCCGACATCATCCGGCTGGGCAAGGGCGGGGTGGACGATGCCGAGGACGGCGAGGTGATCGTGCACGAGTACGGCCACGCGGTGCACGCTGCCCAGGTGCCCGGCTTCGGCACGAGCCTGGAGGCCGGCTCGATCGGGGAGGCGTTCGGGGACTACCTGGCCCTGACGGTGGCCGACGCCGTGGCGAAGGCGAACGGCGCCCCGATCCGGACGCCCCTGCCCTGCCTGATGGACTGGGACAGCGTGTCGTACACGGCGACCACGCCGCACTGCATCCGCCGCACCGACACCGACAAGCACTACCCCGAGGACG
It encodes:
- a CDS encoding alpha/beta fold hydrolase; this translates as MQIAGFPYQTVQFDRRGAPVARAEVQAAQDQVLAHDLSDLLVLVHGWNSTIDSALERYTHFLKVARPLLDGELRPGFQGRRLGVVGIVWPSMRFADALQIPGGAASADLRPLLKEELEAAQALFADAPDSPIPAALEELRRNLAVLEDRGSVRRSFLKAIQAQLHASATQHQEPGIPDKNLKDSRVKDRLSTPVRGVVAGDVQGHAAGTLFNGPLQVFRNLLNLTTYYEMKDRAGQIGQTGARGLLRDLRAVRPTLRLHLIGHSFGGRLISAAARGPDGDPPLPIDSLHLLQAAFSHYGFGEARPPAPEGYFRPVVTQARISGPLLVTHTKNDLAVGLAYAVASALAGQNASAIGDRSDLYGAIGSNGALNAGAVEMTLGNDTPLDFRPGRIYNLHADMIPNHGDVEQPGVVRAVLHGVLAG
- a CDS encoding S8 family peptidase; the protein is MADEAHEERLQDEVLDALVERLAENPALLRALAERIVRRRAILDELREVVAEAGGAPTEPTAQAPPRTRAALESEAQPQPQPPPEARPEPAGAAEGRRGPERVSPQEVLDRSVISTALADQLARDRAAGRTQAFPVIIDLNLSHAGMVQDTNDQLTALIESHLPGVQVNRKKARRMPQYVFARMTEAELRQLVKLDLGQVPETAGAPGSVEGTQAGRLIHRIWPDFRIRAGLHRTGATIKAEAARVAFAAAGQDIVWAVMDSGIQGDHPHFARWHTLEVAPLEHVSLLDGDDQPLTDECGHGTHVAGVIAGEWVPDVPPPRAGRGQPCQRPFVARVAYREGHEDEDLKYRPLSLERISGIAPRTKLVSYKVLDAGGDGEVSNLMAAIADVQERNGYGKLLQIHGVNISIGYPFDPEWFACGQSPVCIEVDRLVRSGVVVVVAAGNSGYGTIASKLLGPVSTSLALTINDPGNAELAITVGAAHRESPHTYGVSYFSSKGPTGDGRLKPDLVAPGERILSCAAGQKRQTMRDKGADADYAEDSGTSMATPHVSGAIAAFLSVQREYIGRPDAVKRILMDTATDLGRHRDFQGKGMVDVMRAIQSV
- a CDS encoding DNA/RNA non-specific endonuclease gives rise to the protein MSDSRPVRRMALRFDPDYAGRPGYRPDFLPGFTVPLPGVTPQRAADLVLGADGAPLELQYHHFSLLVHAARRSQLWSAVNVDYTPQRRFGNPDRQTLGRDEWRSDPRLPPEALLRDADIYADTLFDRGHVVRRNDNAWGETLTELEYANADTFHWTNATPQHADFNQSRAGGLWGGLEDQLVGALGAAGARACLYAGPVLAGSDPSGDFGAGPVQYPLKFWKVVVVAEGETLRSYAFLLDQSAAIARRGLRDEALAEEDLNFGGFEVYQVGLEEISGLTGVTFAPGVGAAQVDRGEVGTLETLPVRRRLESFGDVRLR
- the dkgB gene encoding 2,5-didehydrogluconate reductase DkgB; the protein is MTVPPFGLGTFRLKGQVVRDSVRNALELGYRAIDTAQFYDNEGEIGETIAQSGMGRSELYVTTKIKMPNYSREKLVPSLRESLEKLQMDSVDLALIHWPVPNGEVKPEEYLEALADAHAQGLTGEIGVSNFNIQQLRRAREILGDVPLATNQVEIHPYLQNRTLAQFARQEGLHLTSYMTLAVGKVMADPVMQDIARAHGATPAQVALAWALQQGHSVIPSSTKRENLQSNLGALELRLTDEDMARIGELDRGERIANPPHMAPDWD
- a CDS encoding M36 family metallopeptidase yields the protein MKLKTKAALTALLSLALLAGCGQQTSGTLSAQGGNGKPPTGQRTAAARAFLPNPVQTTGDQGLSDQKDSAGAVPASAYFPVTLTNLDGSGYLSGDYARVVSETGTPVYGTGPFDFTRDQDGFEQVMAYYWITEAQKYLQSLGFGSELPAVNSDQQAVKVSQYGLDNSYQNDHPDIIRLGKGGVDDAEDGEVIVHEYGHAVHAAQVPGFGTSLEAGSIGEAFGDYLALTVADAVAKANGAPIRTPLPCLMDWDSVSYTATTPHCIRRTDTDKHYPEDVRGEVHADGEIWSRPLWDIRQALGARTADRIIVNAQFGFAPDTSFAAAARTTVDTAQRMYGAGIAATVRKAFVNRGILK